From a single Gimesia fumaroli genomic region:
- a CDS encoding ABC transporter substrate-binding protein, with product MSDEGFNNRASEEETVDEFPPVDISQEETVDEIPPININEIDKTMIGADSGAEKSGNQPVGPSADKAAAWIGRQLGKYQITGLLGQGGMGVVYQAHDSTIERDVAIKLLPAELASDKKMLDRFLAEAKAAGRLTHPHVVSIHEISQEGDVYFIVMELMTGGSADDHLESIGPYSPLEATRIIADACEGLMVAHTSGLVHRDIKPGNLLQSKHGTIKVADFGLAKRVIQQSQQLTQDGQLIGTPYFMSPEQCESKTVDNRSDIYSLGATYYTLLTGDHPYEDAGSIVQIMYAHCHADVLDPRDVDSKIPDKCAAIIQKAMAKKPDDRYQTAEEMLTDLKAVETQSERYGDTKVLNQDELKDVSKRKNETSHLQGKIFNAVIFTVTFLLLTLVPYYFWTNREQHETTGQPSKASPANQPLAQGITADKIILGTSTAMTGANKELGSNMVMGMQACFKSVNASGGIGGRNLELIVKDDGYEPDQAHKNMHQLFEGDKVFAVIGNVGTPTAEVTVPYANENKYLFFAPLTGARSLRRDPPDRYVFNLRASYADETEAMVHYFVEKKRVSPDKIAVFAQNDSFGDDGFAGVAKALEKYKIQPENILRVGYDRNTTQITEAVKTIEQNQDRVEALIMVATFKPAALMVQQIKDRKLNIQVAAVSFVGSELLAQQFKEMGADYAEDVIVTQVVPYYLSSASGVLRYRAAMKKFYPLSKPGFVSLEGFLAAECFVEGLKKTVSSGEALTTENVIDSLEQIKNLDLGIGPIINFGPSRHQASNRVWGTILDKKAQYKELEMQ from the coding sequence GTGTCGGACGAAGGTTTTAATAATCGTGCCAGTGAAGAAGAAACCGTAGATGAATTTCCGCCTGTTGATATCAGCCAGGAAGAAACGGTCGACGAAATTCCGCCGATCAATATAAATGAAATCGATAAAACGATGATTGGCGCCGATAGCGGCGCGGAGAAATCAGGTAATCAGCCGGTTGGTCCTTCAGCAGACAAAGCAGCAGCGTGGATTGGACGTCAATTAGGCAAATACCAGATCACCGGCCTGTTGGGGCAGGGAGGTATGGGAGTTGTTTATCAGGCGCATGATTCGACGATCGAACGTGACGTCGCAATCAAGTTGCTGCCGGCAGAACTGGCTTCTGATAAAAAAATGCTGGATCGCTTTCTGGCAGAAGCAAAGGCGGCAGGCCGTTTAACTCATCCTCATGTGGTGTCGATTCATGAGATCAGCCAGGAAGGCGATGTCTATTTTATCGTGATGGAGTTGATGACCGGCGGCAGTGCCGACGATCATCTGGAGTCAATCGGCCCTTATTCTCCCCTGGAAGCGACTCGCATTATTGCAGATGCCTGTGAAGGGCTGATGGTCGCTCATACTTCCGGCCTCGTTCATCGGGATATTAAGCCGGGGAATTTATTGCAGTCAAAACATGGGACCATCAAAGTTGCTGACTTCGGCTTAGCCAAACGGGTGATTCAGCAGTCACAGCAATTGACTCAGGACGGGCAGCTGATCGGAACGCCTTACTTCATGAGCCCCGAACAATGTGAGTCGAAAACGGTTGACAATCGAAGTGACATCTATTCGCTGGGAGCAACTTATTACACACTGCTCACCGGCGATCATCCCTATGAAGATGCCGGCAGCATTGTACAGATTATGTATGCTCACTGTCATGCCGATGTGCTTGATCCGCGGGATGTGGATTCTAAGATTCCGGATAAGTGCGCCGCGATTATTCAGAAAGCTATGGCCAAAAAACCGGATGATCGCTACCAGACAGCAGAGGAAATGCTGACAGACTTAAAAGCCGTGGAAACCCAATCCGAACGATACGGCGATACGAAAGTTCTCAATCAGGACGAACTCAAGGATGTCTCAAAACGTAAAAATGAAACGTCACACTTGCAAGGCAAAATTTTTAATGCGGTCATTTTTACAGTCACATTTCTGTTGTTAACTCTGGTTCCCTACTATTTCTGGACGAACAGAGAACAGCATGAGACGACAGGACAACCCTCCAAAGCAAGTCCAGCGAATCAGCCCCTCGCGCAAGGCATCACTGCCGACAAAATTATTTTAGGCACATCAACTGCCATGACAGGGGCGAATAAAGAGCTGGGCAGTAATATGGTGATGGGCATGCAGGCCTGTTTCAAATCGGTGAATGCATCGGGCGGCATTGGTGGCCGCAATCTTGAACTGATTGTCAAAGATGATGGCTATGAGCCTGATCAGGCACACAAAAATATGCACCAACTTTTTGAAGGCGATAAAGTATTTGCCGTGATCGGAAACGTGGGAACTCCGACTGCAGAAGTAACCGTCCCTTATGCCAATGAAAATAAATACCTCTTCTTTGCGCCATTAACCGGCGCACGCAGCTTGCGACGTGATCCTCCCGATCGCTATGTGTTTAATCTGCGTGCCAGTTATGCTGACGAAACAGAGGCCATGGTGCATTATTTTGTAGAAAAGAAACGTGTGTCTCCGGACAAAATCGCAGTCTTTGCGCAAAACGATTCTTTTGGTGACGATGGTTTTGCAGGCGTTGCCAAAGCATTAGAAAAATACAAAATACAGCCAGAAAATATTCTGCGTGTCGGCTATGACCGGAATACCACACAAATTACAGAAGCCGTCAAGACCATCGAACAGAATCAAGACCGTGTTGAAGCGTTGATCATGGTGGCGACCTTCAAGCCGGCTGCGTTGATGGTTCAGCAAATCAAGGATCGCAAACTCAACATACAGGTGGCTGCTGTTTCTTTTGTCGGCAGTGAGCTGCTGGCGCAGCAGTTCAAGGAAATGGGGGCTGATTATGCTGAAGATGTGATTGTGACTCAGGTCGTACCCTATTATCTCTCCAGCGCAAGTGGTGTGTTGCGATACCGGGCGGCTATGAAAAAGTTCTACCCCTTGTCAAAACCAGGCTTTGTTTCTCTCGAAGGCTTCCTGGCTGCGGAATGTTTTGTGGAAGGCTTGAAGAAAACGGTCTCATCCGGAGAAGCCTTGACCACGGAGAATGTCATCGATTCTCTGGAACAGATCAAAAATCTGGATCTGGGGATCGGGCCAATTATCAATTTCGGGCCGTCACGGCATCAGGCATCTAATCGCGTCTGGGGGACCATATTGGATAAGAAAGCGCAATACAAAGAGCTGGAGATGCAATAA